In the genome of Acaryochloris sp. CCMEE 5410, the window AGAGTAGCCAGTCTATTGATGAGCTGGTCTATGGCCACAAAGACTAAGGCATACGTTGATACTTCCGCGTTTATTGCTTTTCTGGACCGTTCCGATACGTACCACCCTTTATTTCGACGGCTGTTTGCTGACCCACCGCCACTGATTACTACGCCTCTTGTGATTGCGGAAGGACATGGTTGGTTTCTTAAGCGATATGATCGGACGCGAGCTTTGCAGTTTATGGCAATGGTGGAAGTTTTGTCGCCTCTTCAAATTATCGATGTGGGTCTTCAGGAGCAAAAGGGTGCTGTAGAACTCCTGCGCAAATTTTCAGATCAGGATTTAG includes:
- a CDS encoding type II toxin-antitoxin system VapC family toxin — its product is MATKTKAYVDTSAFIAFLDRSDTYHPLFRRLFADPPPLITTPLVIAEGHGWFLKRYDRTRALQFMAMVEVLSPLQIIDVGLQEQKGAVELLRKFSDQDLGIYK